A stretch of Paenibacillus peoriae DNA encodes these proteins:
- a CDS encoding L-lactate dehydrogenase: protein MKGKARKVAIVGAGMVGSSCAYSMVNQSICDEIMMIDRTYDRALAHALDLSHCMEFTSTRTKVRAGTYADCTDMDVVIITAGANPRPGQDRLSVLDDAVLITREIVTAIMEGGFDGIFVIAANPVDIVTYMVQSISGLPRNKVIGTGTSIDSSRLKTLLSEVFSIDPRSVQGYALGEHGESQFVAWSHVTIGGKPLLHILRQHKERFSHVDLDDIARKTRDAGWEIFTRKGATYFGIANALAYITRSILNDDGKIIAVSAVLDGEYGHTDVCTGVPAIIGSGGIQEVIELELSPEEQAKFDASCHFISNNIRAISDLV, encoded by the coding sequence ATGAAGGGGAAGGCAAGGAAAGTAGCTATTGTCGGCGCGGGAATGGTCGGTTCGAGCTGTGCCTACTCAATGGTTAATCAGTCCATTTGTGATGAAATCATGATGATTGACCGCACGTATGATCGGGCTTTGGCCCATGCACTGGATCTGTCCCATTGTATGGAGTTTACGTCCACACGCACTAAGGTACGTGCAGGCACGTATGCAGACTGCACGGATATGGACGTGGTGATTATAACGGCTGGAGCCAACCCTAGACCAGGTCAAGACCGCCTGTCTGTACTGGACGACGCAGTGCTTATCACCAGAGAGATTGTAACAGCGATTATGGAGGGTGGCTTCGACGGTATATTCGTCATTGCCGCTAATCCTGTCGACATTGTAACGTATATGGTACAAAGTATATCCGGTCTGCCGCGCAACAAGGTGATCGGCACGGGCACCTCTATCGACTCATCCCGGCTCAAGACGTTGCTTTCTGAGGTGTTTTCCATAGATCCACGCAGCGTACAAGGATATGCTCTTGGCGAGCATGGCGAATCCCAATTCGTTGCCTGGTCACACGTAACGATTGGCGGTAAGCCGCTTTTACACATTTTACGGCAGCATAAGGAACGATTCAGCCACGTCGATCTGGACGACATTGCCCGTAAAACCAGGGATGCAGGCTGGGAAATCTTCACCCGCAAAGGCGCCACTTATTTTGGTATTGCCAATGCTCTGGCATACATTACCCGTTCCATTTTAAATGATGATGGTAAAATTATAGCGGTCTCTGCTGTATTGGACGGCGAGTACGGGCACACCGATGTCTGCACGGGCGTTCCAGCGATTATCGGCAGCGGAGGAATTCAAGAGGTCATCGAGTTGGAACTAAGTCCAGAGGAACAAGCGAAGTTCGACGCCTCTTGCCACTTTATCAGCAATAATATCCGTGCCATTTCAGACTTAGTGTAA
- a CDS encoding PTS sugar transporter subunit IIA codes for MIGVIVGTHGKFSEEILRSTEMIFGHLENVVGVTFEPGESVNGLVEKYKAALETIDWTDGLIFLVDLFGGSPYNAASRIVARYEKMDIVTGVNLPMIVDLLTNRGLENVENLSDLAIRAGQDSMKSFRVIRDIQTEEEL; via the coding sequence ATGATAGGTGTTATTGTTGGCACTCATGGAAAATTTTCTGAAGAGATCCTAAGATCCACGGAAATGATTTTTGGCCATCTGGAAAATGTGGTGGGTGTAACGTTTGAACCAGGTGAAAGTGTTAACGGACTTGTTGAGAAGTACAAAGCGGCCTTGGAAACAATTGATTGGACGGACGGATTGATTTTTCTCGTCGATTTGTTTGGTGGCAGTCCCTATAATGCGGCCAGTAGGATTGTGGCCAGGTATGAAAAAATGGACATTGTAACAGGGGTAAACCTGCCAATGATCGTAGACCTGCTGACTAATAGAGGGCTGGAGAACGTGGAGAATCTAAGTGATCTGGCCATCCGTGCGGGTCAGGATTCAATGAAGTCTTTTCGTGTCATCCGGGACATACAAACAGAGGAGGAATTATAG
- a CDS encoding PTS mannose/fructose/sorbose transporter subunit IIC: MSVFEIVMVTLVAAICGMGSVLDEGQTHRPIVACTLIGLVLGDLKTGIILGGTLELLALGWMNVGASMAPDAALASVVSTILVIVGHQSIGAGIAVAIPIAAGGQVLTIFVRTITVFFQHLADKYAESSNFKGIELCHFIALLLQGLRVALPAVLVAIAAETGLVTTLLDAIPEVITKGLQIAGGFIVVVGYAMVINMMAAKYLMPFFFLGFVIAAFTSINLVGFGIMGAVLALLYIQLNPKYSQRKDQVGEIEEL, from the coding sequence ATGAGTGTTTTTGAAATCGTAATGGTCACGCTGGTTGCAGCCATTTGCGGAATGGGCAGTGTTTTGGATGAAGGACAGACTCATCGTCCTATAGTTGCGTGTACACTGATCGGTCTGGTCCTGGGAGATCTCAAAACCGGTATTATTCTAGGCGGTACGCTGGAATTGTTGGCTTTGGGCTGGATGAATGTCGGAGCGTCCATGGCTCCGGATGCGGCTTTGGCCAGTGTAGTCTCAACCATATTGGTTATTGTCGGGCACCAATCGATCGGTGCGGGAATTGCCGTTGCGATTCCGATTGCGGCTGGCGGACAAGTGTTAACTATCTTTGTTAGAACGATTACCGTGTTCTTTCAGCATCTGGCAGATAAATATGCCGAATCTTCAAATTTCAAAGGAATTGAATTATGTCACTTCATAGCCCTCCTTCTTCAGGGATTACGCGTCGCTTTGCCTGCCGTATTGGTGGCTATTGCAGCAGAAACCGGTCTGGTTACGACTTTGCTGGACGCGATCCCGGAGGTCATTACAAAAGGGCTGCAAATTGCTGGGGGATTCATCGTCGTTGTAGGGTATGCCATGGTTATTAACATGATGGCAGCCAAATATTTGATGCCTTTCTTTTTCTTGGGCTTTGTCATCGCAGCATTTACAAGCATCAATCTGGTTGGCTTTGGAATCATGGGGGCGGTTCTGGCTCTGCTGTATATCCAGCTCAATCCTAAATATAGCCAGCGCAAAGATCAAGTGGGTGAAATTGAAGAGCTCTAA
- a CDS encoding ABC transporter permease, with amino-acid sequence MMLRALTADLLKARRKGIWFLVFLGPLGLVAMQALNFGLRYDYLIPRNKGHLWEVLMDNIALFVPLALVLGATMVASMLANVEHTSNSWKQLLALPISKFSVYMAKLTLAIGMLCVSCLLLTVGTWVLGMILGFGGEPAPVGELLRLGFWPLGGTLPMLVLLLWLTVTFHNQALPVTLGITLGIGSLFASQLSEWFPLAWPQFAWVAPQAWMFASVGCGTGMLLSLLTAAHFSRKDVA; translated from the coding sequence ATGATGCTGCGAGCACTCACGGCGGATCTGCTCAAAGCACGCAGAAAGGGAATCTGGTTCTTGGTGTTCCTCGGTCCCCTTGGGCTGGTGGCCATGCAGGCGCTCAACTTTGGACTTCGATATGACTATCTGATTCCGCGTAACAAGGGTCATCTGTGGGAAGTTTTGATGGATAACATCGCTCTTTTTGTACCCCTTGCGCTGGTGCTAGGAGCTACTATGGTGGCTTCCATGTTGGCGAATGTGGAGCATACATCTAACTCATGGAAGCAGTTGCTGGCCTTGCCGATTTCCAAATTCAGCGTCTATATGGCCAAGCTGACGTTGGCGATTGGGATGCTGTGTGTGTCCTGTCTACTCCTGACGGTAGGGACTTGGGTGTTGGGAATGATCCTTGGCTTCGGGGGAGAACCTGCACCCGTAGGAGAACTGCTACGACTCGGATTTTGGCCCTTAGGCGGCACGTTGCCTATGCTCGTATTATTGTTGTGGTTAACAGTCACATTCCATAATCAAGCGCTACCTGTAACACTGGGCATTACGTTAGGCATCGGCAGCTTGTTTGCTTCACAGCTGTCCGAATGGTTTCCATTGGCCTGGCCTCAATTCGCCTGGGTTGCACCTCAAGCGTGGATGTTTGCGTCCGTCGGGTGCGGAACGGGTATGCTTCTCAGCCTGCTGACAGCGGCCCATTTTAGCCGAAAGGATGTGGCGTAA
- a CDS encoding sensor histidine kinase — protein MNRTRKGWRRLHPSSKPDQGGRFRSSLLFRYLVIIVVAMMLLPIVLPATALIYSVLFNWGAGSKPKNAYYPSATHTENSWHREAVALKGATPEQISVHLRKIQQDMFPKSQIFWVDTAGLTRLELPTQPNLPKQWNAAQAIAFMKQASYEGPFTVVAFIGGGKNDVNQGYMVLKVPRSFFEQPPTDSSMLMYYFFFIVLILGAFISVSLLFFGDIRRRLLQLQAAMSQRGEDGLPILVATGRPDEIGKLEEAFNQMVEQLAESRGRERQEEELRKRLVADLSHDIRTPLTVVRSHLYTLDGENLSSRGKQSITLMENKLKDLGSLIDNLLTYNLLSSGKYTMNNTPRDILRLVRECVASWYPVWEKEGFEVDIDLPEHSMVWNVDEQGFRRLLDNLFQNVVRHAASGRYIGVQVQKDNGTEALVITDKGPGMEQQSSEKGAGIGLAITELLAREMNLEREIFSSSAGTRIRFLNKT, from the coding sequence ATGAACAGGACGCGCAAGGGTTGGAGGAGGCTGCATCCCAGCTCTAAGCCGGATCAGGGAGGTCGGTTTCGCAGTTCACTGTTGTTCCGTTATCTGGTCATCATTGTGGTTGCTATGATGCTGTTGCCCATTGTGTTGCCTGCTACAGCCTTGATATATAGCGTGTTATTCAATTGGGGGGCGGGGTCCAAGCCTAAAAACGCTTACTATCCCTCTGCTACCCATACCGAAAATAGCTGGCATCGCGAAGCTGTAGCCTTGAAGGGAGCCACACCAGAGCAAATCTCAGTCCATCTGCGCAAAATACAACAAGATATGTTCCCTAAATCCCAAATATTTTGGGTGGATACCGCAGGGTTAACTAGGTTGGAGTTACCGACCCAACCTAACCTGCCAAAACAATGGAACGCTGCGCAGGCTATAGCTTTTATGAAGCAAGCAAGCTATGAGGGGCCGTTTACGGTAGTAGCCTTTATTGGCGGGGGCAAGAATGATGTAAATCAGGGCTATATGGTATTAAAAGTGCCTCGTTCGTTCTTTGAACAGCCACCTACTGATAGTAGTATGTTGATGTACTATTTCTTTTTTATTGTATTGATTTTGGGCGCTTTTATATCCGTATCTCTTCTGTTTTTTGGAGACATTCGGCGTAGACTGTTGCAGCTTCAGGCCGCCATGTCGCAGCGAGGAGAGGACGGCTTGCCTATTCTTGTTGCCACTGGACGCCCGGATGAAATCGGCAAGCTGGAAGAAGCATTTAATCAGATGGTCGAGCAGTTGGCAGAGAGTCGGGGACGTGAGCGTCAGGAGGAAGAGCTACGGAAGAGACTGGTCGCGGATCTGTCACACGATATTCGGACGCCGCTTACGGTCGTGCGTAGCCATCTGTATACACTAGATGGTGAAAATCTCAGCAGCAGAGGGAAACAGTCGATTACACTAATGGAAAACAAGCTAAAGGACCTTGGGAGTCTGATCGACAACTTGCTGACCTATAATCTCCTATCCAGTGGCAAATACACCATGAATAACACACCGCGTGATATCCTGCGGCTAGTGCGGGAGTGTGTAGCCAGCTGGTATCCGGTGTGGGAGAAGGAGGGCTTTGAAGTGGATATCGACCTGCCTGAGCATAGTATGGTGTGGAATGTCGATGAGCAAGGCTTCCGTCGTCTGCTGGACAATCTCTTTCAAAATGTAGTTCGCCATGCTGCCTCAGGCCGATATATTGGTGTTCAAGTCCAGAAGGATAATGGGACAGAGGCATTGGTTATCACAGATAAAGGGCCTGGTATGGAGCAACAGTCCAGTGAAAAAGGAGCCGGGATTGGGTTGGCGATTACAGAACTGCTGGCTCGCGAAATGAATTTGGAGAGGGAGATTTTCAGTTCATCAGCCGGGACCCGAATCCGTTTTTTAAACAAAACTTAA
- a CDS encoding ABC transporter permease, translated as MFGGYARLLSVERLKMAKSPVWLLALVSPAIAVLIGLLANPGGNWLLLLSAMLTVHALLFLPMLTAVFGSLVCRFEHGGGGWKQLMSLPLSRTSLYAAKLTIIMALVGLTQLLFGGALLSVGAVQGMNGPIPWAVIAQSLLAGWVACLPLAALQLMVSFLWSSFAAPLALNFVFTVPNILVANSQAYGPYYPWTQPLLAMMPSGRDNFGAFMVPTDTLLTVIMGSFVVFTLAGLTVFRYKEI; from the coding sequence ATGTTCGGAGGATATGCACGGTTACTTTCTGTTGAACGGTTGAAAATGGCGAAATCGCCCGTCTGGCTGCTCGCGCTCGTCAGCCCGGCGATTGCCGTCCTGATTGGTTTGCTGGCGAATCCGGGAGGGAACTGGCTGTTGCTGTTGTCAGCCATGCTTACAGTTCATGCGCTGCTGTTCCTGCCGATGCTGACGGCCGTGTTTGGGTCTCTGGTCTGCCGTTTCGAGCATGGGGGCGGCGGCTGGAAGCAGCTGATGTCATTGCCATTGTCCCGCACCAGTCTGTACGCAGCTAAGCTGACTATCATTATGGCCTTGGTCGGATTGACCCAGCTACTGTTCGGGGGAGCGTTGCTGAGTGTTGGAGCTGTGCAGGGGATGAACGGACCGATTCCTTGGGCTGTGATCGCTCAAAGTCTGCTCGCAGGCTGGGTAGCCTGCCTGCCGCTGGCTGCGTTGCAGTTGATGGTATCCTTCTTGTGGTCCAGCTTTGCCGCACCGCTTGCGTTGAATTTTGTGTTCACCGTGCCGAATATTCTGGTCGCCAATTCTCAAGCCTACGGTCCGTACTATCCATGGACACAGCCTTTATTGGCGATGATGCCGAGTGGAAGAGATAACTTTGGGGCGTTCATGGTGCCAACTGATACACTATTGACGGTTATAATGGGCAGCTTTGTCGTATTTACGTTGGCGGGACTGACGGTATTTCGTTATAAAGAGATATAG
- the manZ gene encoding PTS mannose transporter subunit IID codes for MKEWGTMEEKKLTKSDLNKMFFRSWFLLGSFNFERMQSIGFCVTLIPAIKRLYSKKEDQKEALKRHLEFFNTQPFISAPIMGVTAAMEEQKANGQPIDNATISGVKVGLMGPLAGVGDPIFWGTLRPVLAALGASIALSGSVIGPVLFFLLFNVIRLATKWYGLKYGYKKGTEIVSDMSGNRLQKLTESASILGLFVMGALVSKWTTLNIPLEVSRYTRSDGVEVVTTIQMILDQLIPGLLPLLLTFLCMRLLKKKVNAIALIFALFAIGIIGYALGVLA; via the coding sequence ATGAAAGAGTGGGGTACTATGGAAGAAAAAAAGTTGACCAAAAGCGATTTAAACAAAATGTTTTTCCGTTCATGGTTCCTGCTGGGCTCGTTTAACTTTGAGCGTATGCAGTCGATTGGTTTTTGTGTCACCTTGATTCCGGCAATCAAGCGGTTATACAGCAAGAAGGAAGACCAAAAAGAAGCACTAAAGCGGCATTTGGAGTTTTTTAATACTCAACCGTTTATCTCTGCACCGATTATGGGGGTAACGGCCGCTATGGAGGAGCAGAAAGCCAATGGCCAGCCGATTGATAATGCTACCATAAGTGGTGTGAAAGTTGGCTTAATGGGACCTTTGGCTGGAGTAGGAGACCCTATTTTCTGGGGAACATTACGCCCCGTTCTGGCTGCATTAGGAGCTTCCATTGCGTTGTCCGGAAGCGTTATCGGGCCTGTCCTATTTTTCTTGCTTTTTAATGTTATTCGCCTGGCCACTAAGTGGTACGGACTGAAATACGGCTACAAAAAAGGGACGGAGATTGTGTCCGACATGTCCGGAAACCGACTGCAAAAGCTTACGGAATCGGCCTCCATCCTGGGACTATTTGTTATGGGCGCCCTCGTATCCAAATGGACTACTCTGAATATACCACTCGAAGTATCCCGATATACCCGTTCGGATGGAGTAGAGGTTGTTACGACGATACAGATGATTCTGGATCAATTGATACCTGGTCTGTTACCTCTCTTGCTGACTTTTTTATGCATGAGACTGCTCAAAAAGAAAGTAAATGCTATAGCTCTGATTTTTGCTTTATTCGCAATAGGAATTATTGGATACGCTCTTGGTGTATTGGCTTAA
- a CDS encoding alpha-glycosidase — translation MLLEAIYHHPKRNWAFGYNDETIFLRLRAKKNDLNTVHALTGDKYDWDRTQQLVPMSKFATDGRFDYYECSIKPTHRRLKYGFLLEDGEERIWMNEDDFTTQEPENADKLFQYPFLNPIDILKPPAWVKDAVFYQIFPERFANGDPSISPEGAETWGGTPQRDNFFGGDLQGILDHLDHLNELGINAIYMTPVFKATTNHKYDTEDYMEVDPHFGDKKTLKKLVDACHDRGIRVLLDAVFNHSGRTFKPFVDVQEKGEASPYKDWFHVHSFPLKVVDGIPTYDTFGLEPMMPKLNTEHPEVKKYLLDVAKHWIEEIGIDGWRLDVADEVDHAFWREFRTTVKQANPDAYILGEMWNESSEWLQGDQFDATMNYPFTYAVNDFFVKKVTDAQSFAYAIGRQLARYPQQASEVAFNLLDSHDTPRLLTLCGGDKRLMRLAALFQFTYMGAPCIFYGDEIGLDGDADPGCRQCMEWDADKQDHELFDFYRELIALRKGHPVLRDQGSITFLEAQPEGASLAYERRSGEEVLLVLLNRSDEDHVFELDIPEQEWQLASGESQWSVGPKGLHAELPPYGYAVLKATPVRSINSAKEVDNKTQSKA, via the coding sequence ATGCTGCTGGAAGCTATATACCATCACCCGAAACGCAATTGGGCTTTTGGTTATAATGATGAAACGATATTTCTACGGCTACGTGCGAAGAAAAATGACCTGAACACCGTTCATGCTCTCACCGGAGATAAATACGATTGGGACCGCACCCAACAGCTTGTCCCGATGTCCAAATTCGCTACTGATGGCAGGTTTGATTACTATGAGTGCAGTATAAAACCTACTCACCGTCGGCTGAAATATGGATTTTTGCTAGAAGACGGTGAGGAACGTATTTGGATGAACGAGGACGACTTTACTACCCAAGAACCCGAAAATGCAGATAAACTGTTCCAATATCCGTTCTTGAACCCGATTGATATTCTGAAGCCACCTGCATGGGTGAAGGATGCGGTATTTTATCAGATTTTCCCGGAACGATTTGCGAACGGTGACCCCTCCATCAGCCCAGAAGGTGCAGAGACATGGGGTGGAACCCCACAAAGAGACAATTTTTTCGGTGGCGATCTACAGGGGATTCTGGATCACCTAGACCACCTGAACGAGCTGGGAATTAACGCCATATATATGACTCCTGTCTTCAAGGCGACGACCAATCATAAATATGATACAGAGGATTATATGGAGGTGGACCCACATTTCGGGGACAAAAAGACATTGAAAAAACTGGTCGATGCCTGCCACGATCGAGGAATTCGGGTGCTGCTTGATGCGGTGTTCAACCATTCAGGGCGTACTTTCAAACCGTTCGTCGACGTCCAGGAAAAAGGCGAAGCCTCGCCTTACAAGGACTGGTTCCATGTACATAGCTTTCCCCTGAAAGTGGTGGATGGCATACCGACGTACGATACATTCGGGCTGGAACCGATGATGCCCAAGCTGAACACCGAACATCCTGAGGTAAAAAAGTACCTGCTGGATGTGGCAAAGCACTGGATCGAAGAAATCGGCATCGATGGTTGGCGGTTGGATGTGGCAGACGAGGTGGACCACGCCTTTTGGCGGGAATTCCGCACTACGGTCAAGCAGGCCAATCCGGATGCGTACATTTTGGGTGAAATGTGGAATGAATCGTCTGAATGGCTTCAGGGGGACCAATTCGATGCAACGATGAATTATCCGTTCACCTACGCGGTGAATGATTTTTTCGTCAAAAAAGTGACCGATGCCCAAAGCTTTGCCTACGCCATCGGACGACAGCTGGCCCGCTATCCACAGCAAGCATCCGAGGTTGCTTTCAATCTGCTGGATAGCCATGATACACCGCGCCTACTGACGCTGTGCGGGGGCGACAAGCGACTGATGCGGCTGGCTGCTTTGTTCCAGTTCACGTATATGGGCGCACCCTGCATTTTTTACGGCGATGAGATCGGCCTGGATGGAGATGCCGATCCAGGCTGCCGCCAGTGCATGGAGTGGGATGCCGATAAGCAGGACCACGAGCTGTTCGACTTTTACCGCGAGCTGATTGCGCTTCGTAAGGGGCACCCGGTCCTCCGTGACCAAGGAAGCATCACTTTCCTGGAGGCACAGCCGGAGGGTGCCTCACTTGCCTACGAGCGCCGCAGCGGGGAAGAAGTGCTGCTCGTACTGCTCAATCGTTCCGATGAGGATCACGTTTTTGAATTGGACATTCCTGAGCAGGAATGGCAATTAGCCTCTGGCGAAAGCCAGTGGTCCGTAGGACCGAAGGGACTGCATGCCGAGCTTCCTCCTTACGGATATGCTGTGCTGAAGGCAACGCCTGTGCGATCAATCAACTCTGCAAAAGAAGTCGACAACAAGACGCAAAGCAAGGCATAG
- a CDS encoding MerR family transcriptional regulator, with the protein MEEIKSTTEAAKQLGIGASTLRKYAAALEEQGYVFQRSANQSRMFSAEDVECLKVMRRALREQHMTMEQAVQVVLERVTAPFPMEDEEFRLPPISDAESLTATWEEIMAAAEGREETVMQAQVAATVELTELQDEMNAQTLSEEPMQLQLQEEFQTLASTIEYRLKQAPVSVQTQESVEPQELAQMQDMVQNALLEMRSRLEELEAEHSRLVEKNINLSNQLEDQKRWMKEKIDEERDRQLITNLRTYQGRQRKSRSSLLSWLGLTPRRRREA; encoded by the coding sequence ATGGAAGAAATCAAATCGACGACGGAAGCAGCAAAACAGTTGGGAATCGGGGCGAGTACCCTTCGTAAATATGCAGCGGCGCTGGAGGAGCAGGGGTATGTGTTTCAGCGTTCCGCGAATCAATCAAGAATGTTCAGTGCTGAGGATGTTGAGTGCTTGAAGGTGATGCGGAGGGCGTTGCGTGAGCAGCATATGACGATGGAGCAGGCGGTTCAGGTGGTGCTTGAGAGAGTGACCGCTCCCTTTCCAATGGAGGATGAGGAATTCCGCTTGCCACCCATCTCGGATGCTGAGTCACTGACCGCAACCTGGGAAGAAATAATGGCGGCGGCTGAAGGCAGGGAAGAGACGGTCATGCAGGCTCAAGTCGCTGCTACGGTTGAACTGACAGAGTTACAGGATGAAATGAATGCTCAGACACTGTCAGAAGAACCCATGCAGCTACAGTTGCAGGAAGAGTTCCAGACTTTGGCATCAACTATTGAGTATAGATTGAAGCAAGCGCCTGTATCTGTACAAACACAGGAGTCCGTAGAGCCACAAGAACTGGCGCAGATGCAGGACATGGTGCAAAACGCTTTGTTGGAAATGCGGAGCCGTTTGGAGGAACTGGAAGCAGAGCACAGCCGTTTGGTGGAAAAGAATATCAACTTGTCTAACCAACTGGAGGATCAAAAACGCTGGATGAAAGAAAAGATCGACGAGGAACGGGATCGGCAGTTAATTACGAATTTGCGTACCTACCAGGGCAGACAACGAAAATCGCGCAGTTCGTTGTTGTCCTGGCTTGGTCTGACACCACGCAGACGCAGAGAGGCATAA
- a CDS encoding ABC transporter ATP-binding protein, translated as MNEYIIETNSLSKIYKGCAAVNQLDLKIARGDIYGFLGPNGAGKTTTIRMLLGLIRPTRGTIRIFGKDIRRHKLDILRKVGSLVEYPSYYGHLNAIENLEAIRRILNVPKQNIAEVLEVVRLTKHAKRPVKGYSLGMKQRLGIAAALLGNPEVLILDEPTNGLDPEGIQEMRTLIQAMPKQRGITVLVSSHLLSEVEHMANTVGIIREGELVFQNTIHNLRQESAGGIRIVVSEPEAAQLIAREQGYHSVKDGSALEFENMNDAAVALLVRRLVENTHAVYRVEERRKSLEDMFMQVVGKGGASL; from the coding sequence TTGAACGAATACATTATTGAAACGAACAGTCTCAGCAAAATATACAAAGGCTGCGCGGCGGTTAATCAGCTGGACCTGAAAATAGCTCGGGGAGATATTTACGGATTTCTGGGTCCAAATGGAGCAGGGAAAACGACAACGATCCGCATGCTGCTTGGACTTATTCGCCCAACTCGAGGAACGATCCGTATATTCGGCAAAGATATTCGCAGACATAAGCTTGATATTTTGCGTAAAGTCGGCTCGTTGGTGGAGTATCCTTCGTATTATGGTCATTTGAACGCCATTGAAAATCTGGAGGCCATTCGCCGTATTTTGAATGTACCCAAGCAAAACATTGCGGAAGTGTTAGAGGTCGTCCGACTGACCAAGCATGCCAAACGTCCAGTCAAAGGCTACTCGCTGGGCATGAAGCAGAGACTTGGTATTGCAGCAGCCCTGCTTGGGAATCCAGAAGTGCTCATTTTGGATGAGCCTACGAATGGTTTGGACCCGGAGGGTATTCAGGAAATGCGCACATTGATTCAGGCGATGCCCAAGCAACGGGGGATCACCGTACTGGTATCCAGCCATCTGTTGAGCGAGGTAGAGCATATGGCGAATACCGTAGGTATTATTCGTGAAGGAGAGCTGGTCTTTCAAAACACGATTCATAATCTCCGTCAGGAATCCGCGGGCGGAATTCGGATCGTCGTGTCGGAACCGGAAGCAGCCCAATTGATTGCGCGTGAGCAGGGCTACCATTCGGTGAAGGACGGATCGGCGCTGGAGTTCGAGAACATGAATGATGCGGCTGTTGCGCTGCTGGTCAGAAGATTGGTCGAAAATACGCATGCCGTATACCGTGTGGAGGAACGCCGCAAATCGCTGGAGGATATGTTCATGCAGGTGGTGGGCAAAGGAGGGGCTTCCTTATGA
- a CDS encoding mannose/fructose/sorbose PTS transporter subunit IIB — MEISFVRIDDRLIHGQVATVWVKETKCNKIIAVSNEVAADTLRKTLLLQVAPPGIKAYVVTIAKAIEAYNNPKYNDFKTLFLFTNPTDVLRVVEGGVPFTSVNVGGMCFKEGKTQITGAVSVDKQDVEAFYKLHEKGIELEIRKVASDPKINLINKLQNVQF; from the coding sequence ATGGAAATATCATTTGTTCGTATTGATGACCGTCTAATTCATGGTCAGGTGGCTACTGTGTGGGTGAAGGAAACGAAGTGTAACAAAATTATCGCCGTCAGCAATGAGGTCGCTGCGGATACGCTGCGCAAAACCTTATTGTTACAAGTGGCGCCGCCGGGGATTAAAGCTTATGTTGTCACGATTGCGAAAGCGATTGAAGCTTATAACAATCCTAAATATAACGATTTCAAGACCTTGTTCCTGTTTACCAATCCCACGGATGTACTGCGGGTTGTAGAAGGTGGGGTACCGTTTACATCGGTAAATGTAGGTGGAATGTGCTTCAAAGAAGGCAAAACACAAATTACCGGAGCAGTGTCCGTAGACAAGCAGGATGTAGAGGCATTTTATAAATTGCACGAAAAGGGGATAGAACTGGAGATTAGAAAAGTGGCCAGTGATCCTAAAATTAATTTGATTAACAAGCTCCAAAATGTCCAGTTTTAA
- a CDS encoding response regulator transcription factor, whose protein sequence is MKTNVLYIEDDQDIGAWTHQYLEERNYAVVWLRSGDGAVEAARTCQLVILDVMLPGLDGFTIGKRLKKEYPELPILMLSARTSIDDKLQGLDFADDYVTKPFHPDELIARMEILLRRSGTVPEESLQLGHLSVFSPDNRIVNRDTGEEITLTGKQYHIFAYLLRHLGQIMTKEQMYEAVWGDPYIDGDKTLMVHIRHLREKLEIDPATPRIIETIRGVGYRVKA, encoded by the coding sequence ATGAAAACAAATGTGTTATACATCGAAGATGACCAGGATATCGGTGCTTGGACGCATCAGTATTTGGAAGAGCGGAATTACGCTGTAGTATGGCTTCGCAGCGGGGATGGGGCTGTGGAGGCAGCCCGTACGTGCCAACTCGTGATTTTGGATGTGATGTTACCTGGTCTGGATGGATTCACCATAGGGAAACGGCTCAAGAAAGAGTACCCGGAGCTTCCCATTCTCATGTTGTCTGCTCGTACCTCCATAGACGATAAACTGCAAGGACTGGATTTCGCCGACGATTATGTAACCAAGCCCTTTCACCCGGACGAGCTCATAGCACGTATGGAGATTTTGCTGCGCCGATCAGGAACCGTGCCTGAAGAATCCTTACAACTGGGGCATCTCTCTGTGTTCTCTCCTGATAACCGTATTGTGAACCGTGATACCGGGGAGGAAATTACACTGACAGGCAAGCAATATCACATTTTTGCTTATTTACTGCGGCATTTGGGCCAGATTATGACGAAAGAGCAAATGTATGAAGCGGTATGGGGAGATCCATATATCGACGGAGACAAAACTTTAATGGTTCACATCCGACACCTGCGCGAAAAGCTGGAGATTGATCCTGCGACACCTCGCATCATTGAGACGATCCGTGGTGTAGGATATCGGGTGAAAGCATAA